A window of Lepus europaeus isolate LE1 chromosome 11, mLepTim1.pri, whole genome shotgun sequence contains these coding sequences:
- the FBXO34 gene encoding LOW QUALITY PROTEIN: F-box only protein 34 (The sequence of the model RefSeq protein was modified relative to this genomic sequence to represent the inferred CDS: inserted 1 base in 1 codon), with amino-acid sequence MHRKPRWKLQEKDCPLGVSRETPRAPXSQRKAVHEEPAASCMSPVCLPSASLAEASSRKPFGILSPNVLCSMSGKSPLESSLKVTAKKNAASATIHQGEDGGGPLDVWAVVKPGNTKEKIAFFAAHQCSSRIGSMKIKSSWDIDGRATKRRKKSGDLKKAKIQLERMRDVNSKSCQPEPSACGIEHCSVHYVSDAGDGVYAGRPLSVIQMVALLEQRASALLASCAKTCTNSSAIVRLSGQARAGAPAPEPCSAPGACEEPTEKGNPEVGESQSEPVRVLDMVARLESECLKQQSQREPGSLSRNNSFRRNVGRVLLANGAQADEDKTDRGAPEAPGTQLTPARSVSVDCGPSRADHCSPCGDQAWDSAPPGCPSVPASVGSEPGQPSAVKNSDRCDVEMTEELARSPFPSHTCPQAADLPQAAAGCGSGQPVPLSSQSPEPRKKESLCISITVAKVEAGQPSPATCEDPLPGMLFFLPPGQHQSHCGSLNESTAREPSEACGPEATAREPAPATAGEPPASPLQTAPPAPEASACKKQVSHDFLETRFKIQQLLEPQQYMAFLPHHIMVKIFRLLPTKSLVALKCTCCYFKFIIEYYNIRPADSRWVRDPRYREDPCKQCKKKYVKGDVSLCRWHPKPYCQALPYGPGYWMCCHRSQKGFPGCKLGLHDNHWVPACHSFNRAIHKKAKGPEAEEEY; translated from the exons ATGCACCGAAAGCCGCGCTGGAAGCTCCAGGAGAAGGACTGCcctctgggagtcagcagggagACCCCGAGGGCCC CGAGCCAGCGGAAGGCTGTGCATGAAGAGCCTGCAGCCAGCTGCATGAGCCCGGTCTGCCTCCCCTCGGCCTCTCTGGCTGAAGCCTCATCTCGCAAACCTTTCGGGATCCTTTCTCCAAATGTTCTGTGCAGCATGAGTGGGAAGAGCCCTCTGGAGAGCAGCTTGAAGGTCACAGCCAAAAAGAATGCAGCGTCGGCAACGATCCACCAGGGTGAGGACGGGGGAGGGCCGCTTGATGTCTGGGCTGTCGTGAAACCTGGAAATACCAAGGAGAAAATCGCCTTCTTTGCGGCCCACCAGTGTAGCAGCAGGATAGGATCGATGAAAATCAAAAGCTCCTGGGATATTGACGGGAGAGCtaccaaaagaaggaaaaagtcaGGGGATCTTAAAAAAGCCAAGATCCAGTTAGAGAGGATGAGGGACGTCAACAGCAAGAGCTGCCAGCCCGAGCCTTCTGCGTGTGGCATCGAGCACTGTTCTGTGCATTACGTGAGCGATGCTGGGGACGGGGTGTACGCCGGGAGGCCGCTGTCGGTTATCCAGATGGTTGCCTTACTGGAGCAGAGAGCCAGTGCTCTGCTGGCCAGCTGCGCAAAGACCTGCACCAACTCCTCTGCCATCGTGAGGCTTTCCGGCCAAGCCAGAGCCGGGGCCCCAGCACCCGAGCCCTGCTCTGCCCCGGGAGCTTGTGAAGAACCCACGGAAAAGGGAAATCCCGAGGTTGGCGAATCACAGAGCGAACCAGTCCGTGTCCTTGACATGGTCGCCAGGCTGGAGTCTGAGTGCTTGAAGCAGCAGAGCCAGCGGGAGCCCGGCAGCCTCTCACGGAACAACAGCTTCCGTCGGAACGTGGGCAGGGTGCTGCTTGCAAACGGTGCCCAGGCTGACGAAGACAAGACAGACAGAGGTGCCCCGGAGGCACCCGGCACTCAGCTGACTCCTGCGCGGTCTGTGTCTGTGGACTGTGGCCCCTCGAGGGCTGACCATTGTTCCCCCTGCGGCGACCAGGCCTGGGACAGTGCCCCTCCAGGCTGCCCCTCGGTGCCTGCCAGCGTGGGATCAGAGCCGGGTCAGCCGAGTGCCGTGAAGAACAGTGACAGGTGTGATGTGGAAATGACAGAGGAACTGGCGCggtctcccttcccttctcacACCTGTCCCCAAGCCGCTGACCTGCCCCAGGCCGCTGCTGGTTGTGGGAGTGGCCAGCCTGTGCCCCTTAGCAGTCAGAGCCCTGAGCCGAGAAAGAAGGAATCTTTGTGCATTAGCATCACCGTGGCCAAGGTGGAGGCGGGCCAGCCTTCTCCCGCCACCTGTGAAGACCCCCTCCCAGGGATGCTGTTCTTTTTGCCACCTGGTCAGCACCAGTCGCACTGTGGCTCCCTGAATGAAAGCACAGCACGAGAGCCATCGGAGGCCTGCGGGCCGGAAGCCACTGCCCGAGAGCCTGCTCCCGCCACGGCGGGCGAGCCCCCGGCCTCTCCCCTGCAGACCGCGCCGCCAGCCCCGGAGGCCTCCGCCTGCAAGAAGCAGGTGTCCCATGACTTTCTGGAGACCAGGTTTAAAATCCAGCAGCTTCTGGAGCCTCAGCAGTACATGGCTTTCCTGCCCCACCACATTATGGTGAAGATCTTCAGGTTACTTCCCACCAAGAGTTTAGTGGCTCTTAAGTGTACCTGCTGCTATTTCAAGTTTATCATCGAGTACTACAACATCAGGCCAGCAGACTCTCGCTGGGTTCGAGACCCACGCTACAGAGAGGATCCCTGCAAGCAGTGCAAGAAGAAGTACGTGAAAGGGGACGTGTCCCTGTGCCGCTGGCACCCCAAGCCCTACTGCCAGGCCTTGCCCTATGGGCCCGGGTATTGGATGTGCTGCCACCGGTCTCAGAAGGGCTTCCCTGGCTGTAAGCTGGGGCTTCACGACaatcactgggtccctgcctgccACAGCTTCAACCGGGCAATTCACAAGAAAGCAAAGGGCCCGGAAGCCGAGGAGGAATACTGA